In the genome of Variovorax sp. PAMC26660, the window CGGGCATGTTGACGATCGGGCCCGTGGGGTTGGCGGGGTTGCCCGGTGTGGGCGGATTGGTCGGCGGCGGCGTGGCATTGGGCAACTGGCCGGCCGGCACCCAGGTGCTGTCGCGGAAGAAGTAAAGCTGCCAGCTGTCGGCGGCCATCAAGGCGACATCGCCGTAGCCGCCGGGTTGCGCGCCGCCGTCCTGCGCCCAACTGGCAGCGAGATTCCAGGCCTGCTGCCATTCGCCGCGTGTGGTGAAGGAGGGCGATTGCCAGCGTCGCCAGCGCACGCCATCGGGGCCGCCGCGCAGGGTCCACGCCACCACCAGCACCGAAGGCGCGGTCGCGTCGCTGTTGCGGCGCGTGAGGCGCAGCACGCGGCCGTCCCAGTCGATCGGGCGGGTCTGCGCCAGGGCGGTCGTGGCGTCGAGGTCGGCGCCCCATTGGGCGAGCGTGGCCTGCAGCGTCAGGACGGCGTCGGCACGCTGCTGGTTCTGCGTGGTGGCGCGCGACATGCTGTCCAGACCGCGCCAGCTCACGAGCGAAAGCAGCGCCATGACGGAGATGGCGACCAGCAGTTCGATCAGCGTGAAGCCGCGCGGGGCCTTTGTGCGATGGACGCGTGGCGTCATCAGAAGCGCCCCACCACGGTCGAGATGCGCAGGATCGGTGCGTTGCCCTCGTCGCGCACCTGCACATCGACGCGGCGGAAATTCGGGTTGAGCGTGGATACGGTCGAGGTCGTCACGTTGAACGACGCACCCGCTTGCACGCAGATCGAACCCGAGTCACCCACGGCCGGCATCTGCCGCGACAGGCGAGCCTTGGCGAGTTCGTTCTCTGCGCACAGGTCGGCCAGCACCAGGTCGGACTGCCGCTGCGCATTGCGCGTGAGCGACATCGTGGCCTGCGAACCGGCGGCAAGCGCCAGCGCGACGATGCCGAGCGCGATCAGCACCTCGATCAGCGTGAAGCCGCCGATGCGTGAAGAAGAAGCAGGCCTGCGGCTCATGGCACGGGGGAGACGGTGAAGGGGCGCAAACCATCGGTGGCGATGCGCAGCGAACGCGCAGGCGGGCCGGCGGAATACAGCGTGACCTGCTGCGCCGCAATGATCGGGTCGGGCCCGAGCTGCAGGGCAGGAACCAGCACGCCATTGGCGAGCGAGGCCTGGGCGGTGATGCCCTCGGCGACCCAGCCGCCGGGCAGCGCATCGGCCGGCAGGCCATCGAACACGAAACTGCCTTCGACCGGGCGCCACCGCACCGCAACGCCGCTGGCCCGCGATTGGGCGCGGGCCGATTCGAGCAGGGCGGCGAGCCGGTCGGCTTCGCGGTCGAGCTTGGCCGCGTTGGTGTCGCGCATCGCAAAACTCACGCTGGCGGTGGCGATCGCGATGATCGCGATCACGACGATCAGCTCCAGCAGGGTGAAGCCGCGAGCGGCACGCGGCTGTTGCCTTGTGTGGCGCCGGGCGCCCGTGCTGCTACTGCCAGCTGCCGATGTCGGCATTCTTGCCTTCGCCACCACTCACGCCGTCTGCGCCGAACGAGAGCACGTCGATCTCGCCCTTGATGCCCGGGTTCATGTACTGGTACGGATGGCCCCAGGGGTCATTGGGCAACTTCTCGACGTAAGGCTTCCAGTTGGGTGCGGCCGGTCCGGTGGTCGGGCGCGTAAGCAGCGACTGCAGGCCCTGCTCGGCAGTCGGGTAGCGCTGGTTGTCCAGGCGGTAGAGCTTGAGCGCCTGCATCAGGTTGTTGATGTCGGTGCGGGCGGCCGTCACGCGGGCATCGTCGGCGCGCTCGATCACGTTCGGCACGATCAATGCCGCCAGCACGCCGATGATGACCAGCACCACCATCAGTTCGATCAGCGTGAAGCCGCGTTGGGCGGTGCGGGAAGCGGCACGAATGAATTTGGTCATAGGTTGGGTGACATGGTTCGGAAAGCGCGCTGCATGATAATCCGCGGCCATGACAAGTCCTTACTCCGCAGCCCGCTGGCATGCCCCACTTGCAACGACCGGCCTTTGGGCACTGGCCGCTGGCGCCGCGGTGTTCTGGGTGCTGCGCCTGGCTTCGCCGGCCGATGCCGTGGCGGCTGCGGCGACCATGCCCCGACCTTCGGTGTCCGCCGATTCCGACGCGGTCGCGCGGTTGCTCGGCGTGCTTCCCTCGTCGCACACTGCGCCTGTGGCTCCCGAAGCGGCCAGCCGCTTCGCGCTGTCGGGCGTGGTGGCGGACCCCTCGAGGCAGGGGGCTGCGTTGATCTCCATCGACGGCAAGCCGCCTCGGCCGTTCCGTGTCGGCTCGCGGGTCGGTGACAACTACGTGTTGCAGTCGGTGGGCGTGCGCGCGGCAACGCTCGGTGCCCAGTTCGATGGGCCTGCAGCGTTCACGCTGCAACTGCCGGTGCGAGCGCCGATCAGTGTCAGCAGCGTGGCGCCGCCCCCGATGGCCGTCGTGCCCGCGCCGCTGCCTGCACCGGCAGGGCTCTTGCCGTCGACCATGCCGGCCGTGGTGGCACCGCAGCAAACCGGCGGAACCTTGCAGCAGCCCGCAATGACGGTGCCGCCCCAGGCGGCTGCCCAATAGCGCTGTCTGTGTTGTCGCGCGAGCGCGCGAACGGACGACCGAAGCCGGCCTTGCGCCGGCTTTTCTTTTTCCGTCGTGCGTCAGGCTTGCAGGAACAGGCGGTACGCCGGGTTGGTCGTTTCCTCGACGTAGGGATAGCCCAACGTTTCGAGGAAGGCATCGAAGGCGGTGGACTCCCCGGCCGGCACTTGCAGCCCGACCAGGATGCGGCCGTAGTCGGCGCCCTGGTTGCGGTAGTGGAACAGGCTGATGTTCCAGTTCGGCCGCATCAGGCTCAGGAATTTGAGCAGCGCACCGGGACGCTCGGGGAACACGAAGCGCAGCAGGCGTTCGTCGTGCGCCAGGCCCGTGCGGCCGCCGACGAGATGCCGAAGATGCTCCTTGGCGAGTTCGTCGTGCGTGAGGTCGAGCGCGTCGAAGCCGTGGTCGATGAAGGTCTGCGCGATGGTGGCCGATTCACCGCGTGCCGACGTGGTGAGGCCGACGAACACGTGGGCCTTGGCGGCATCGCTGATGCGGTAGTTGAACTCGGTCACGTTGCGTGGCGCGCCGCCGCCGGAGGCTTCGGCGGTGCTCGCGGGCATCTCGCTGACCAGCTCGCAGAAGCGGCGGAAGCTGCCGCGCTCCTCGGGGATCGTGACTGCGAACAGCGCTTCGCGTTCCTCGCCGACTTCGGCCCGCTCGGCCACGAAACGCAGCCGGTCGAAATTCATGTTGGCGCCGCACAGGATGGCTGCGTAGGTCTCGCCATGACGGCCGTGCTGGGCGACGTATTGCTTGATTGCCGCCACCGCCAGCGCACCCGCCGGCTCGACGATGCTGCGCGTGTCGACGAAGACGTCCTTGATGGCCGCGCATACGGCGTCGGTGTCGACGGCGATGTAGTCGTCGACCAGCTCGCTGGCGATGCGGAAGGTTTCCTCGCCGACGAGCTTGACGGCGGTGCCGTCCGAGAACAGGCCCACGTCGGGCAGGCTCACACGCTTGTGCGCAGCGACCGATTGCATCATTGCGTCGGAGTCGTTCATCTGCACGCCGATCACCTTGATCTCGGGTCGCACGGCCTTGATGTAGTTGGCCACGCCGGAGATCAGGCCACCGCCGCCGATCGCCACAAACACGGCATCGAGCGGACCTTGGTGCTGCCGCAGGATTTCCATGGCGATGGTGCCTTGGCCCGCAATCACATCGGGGTCGTCGAATGGATGAACGAAGGTCAGGTTTTGCCGGGCCTGCAATTCGAGCGCGTGCAAATAGGCGTCTGAATAACTGTCGCCGTGCAAAACGATTTCGCCACCGAAGCCGCGAACCGCATCGATTTTCAATTTGGGTGTGGTCACCGGCATGACGATGACCGCACGCGTGCCGAGTTTGCGTGCACCCAATGCGACGCCTTGCGCGTGATTGCCGGCCGACGCGCAAATCACCCCCCTCGCCAATTGCTCCGCATCCAGGTGCGCCATCTTGTTGTATGCACCGCGCAGCTTGAAGCTGAAGACAGGTTGCTGGTCTTCGCGCTTGAGCAGAACAGTGTTGCCGAGCCTCTCGCTGAGCGCGCGCGCTTTCTCCAGCGCGGACTCGACGGCAACGTCGTAGACCCGGGCGTTGAGAATTTTTCTGAGATAGTCAGCGGGCGTCAGCGCCGAATGAACAGGCGCATCGCGCACGATTTTTTTCAAGGGAGTTTTCATTTGCTAACTGACGATGATAAGAGGCATCGGGATTGCTTGCGGAAGAGTACATGGACACAAATGTCATAAACCTCTTCCCTCGCGTCCCAGCAGCAAATGATTCGGGTTTTTTTAAACGCACCTATTCCGCGATTCATACGCCCGCCAAACTAGTAAACGTTGAGCAAAATTTGTTATCAGTTTCTGTCAGTGACCTTTCCAAAGGACTGATGAAAGCCGAGGCCGCACGCGTTCAGCGAAAAGAAATTGGACGACCCACATGGCAGGTGATGGGCAACAGATTGCGGGCGCACATCGTTCCACTGCTGGGTGATTTGCCTGCAGAAGAATTCGGGACGGCCGATGCGCAACGCTTGATCGATCACCTGGGGGCGCAAGGTTTCACAAGCACGACGATCGCCCAGTACCTGGTGTTGTTGCGCAAGGTCGTGATGCACGGCGTGCACACCGGCGTGCTGCGCGACGCGCCTGCATTTCCGAAGATCAAGGTGCGCAGCCAGCCACGTGGCAGCTTCAGCGTTGCGGAGTACCGGGCGTTGATTGCTGCTGCGCGCAGCCTGCGCGGACATTCGCATCCGGTGCTCGACCGGCTTTCCGCCGGCGAGCGCTTCTGGATTGCGCGCGAGTTGCTCGTCATGCCCGACGAGCTGCCCTGGTTGATCCGCTGGATGGTGAACACCTTCGTTCGTCCGAGCGACATCAAGCTCATGAAGCACAAGCACATCGAGGTTGTGCGCGGCAAGCATGTCTACCTGCGGATGAACCTGCCTGAGACCAAGCGGCACAGCCAGCCCATCGTGAGCTTGCGTCCGGCCGTGCGTGTCTACGAATGCTTGCTTGTTCATCGCCGCGAGCATGGTTTTGGCGGGGCGGAAGACTACATCTTCCTGCCGCAGTTGAAGAACCGCGAGCACGCGCTCGCGGTGCTCAATTTTTTCTTTCACTGGGTGCTCGAAAAGACGGGGCTCGGAAAGGGGCCACTGGGTCAATCGAGGACGCTGTATTGCCTGCGCCATACCGCAATCACGTTGCGGCTTCTGTATGGGCAGGGGATCGACATGCTGACCTTGGCGCGCAATGCGCGAACGAGCGTCAACATGGTCGAGCGTTTCTACGCATCGGTGCTGAGCGGAGAAATGAATGTGGGGCTGCTGCAAAGCAGGCGTGGCCGGATGAGCTGAGAAAGCACAAAAAGCCGCCCAGCGTGAGCTGGGCGACTTGAGGCTTTGCCGATTCGAACTGGCGTGAGCCAGCATGGGAATCAAGAATTGCGGATCAGAACGCGTGACGGATGCCGAAGTCGTAGCCGGTCGACGTCTTCGGGGTGAAGGTCGTGTTGTTGCTGAAGAGCAGGTTGCTGGTCGACAGAGCAGCGCCGTTCTTGTTGCTGACACGAGCGATCGTTGCGTACAGAGCCGTGCGCTTCGACAGGTTGTGCACGTAGCCGAGGGCTAGCTTGTTGGCCTTCTCATCAGCCTTGTTGAACGCGAACTGGTTGAACGCGAACTTCTGATTCCGGTCGTACTTGACCGCCGAGTACGAAGCGCGGATCAGGCCAGCGCCGACCGGCACGGTCACGCCGAGCAGGTAGCCTGTCAGATCGGTGCCGTTGTCACGACCAAGGATGTCGAACTGTTGGGTTTCGTAGTCAACCTTGTTTTTGGCCTTCGAGTACTCTCCGAAGAGCTTCACGGGACCGAAGTCGTACGAAGCGCCGAGGTTGAACGTGTTCACCTTGCTGGTGATGCCGGCTTGGTACTGATCGCCAGTGGTGCTGCTGCCGTAGGCGACTGCAACGTCCAGCGGACCATTGGCGTACCCGAAGCGGCCACCGACGTAGCGACCGGCGCGTGCCGTGTTGTCCTTGTAGAACGCATTGGTCAAAGCGGCCGAGTTGGACTTGAACTTCGTCTGCTCGTTGAAGGCATACATCACCTGACCGTAGAAGCCTCCGAGGTTCGGCGGCAGGAAGTAGCCGATCGAATTGCTTGCGCGGTCATAGTTCGTATTGCCGCCAAAACCACCAGCGGCTGTAGGGTCGAACCTGCTCTTGGTGTTGTACCCATTGGCGGTGTTGATCAGGTTGGTACCCACACCGTTGGTGCCGAACGGATCGAACACGGTGTCGTTCCAGAAGGTCGGGGTGTAGTCGCGACCGAGGCGGAGTTCACCGAAGCCACCGGACAGGCTCACGGTCGAGCGGCGCTTGAAAGATGAAACGCCGGTGGCGCCATCGTCATTGCTGATCGGGGCTTCGAGCCAGAAGCTGGCAGCCAGGCCGCCACCGAGGTCTTCGGTGCCGCGGAAGCCCAGACGGCTGCCGTTGTAGCCCGAGCTGGCCAGAGCGCGTTTGCTGGTCTTGACGCTACCCTGGTTCACGTAGAACGGATCGATGACCGGCAGACCGTTGGCATTGCGCGTGACGCCATTGTTCAGATCACGCGAGCTGTTCGAATAGCCGCTGATCGACGCGTCGACCACACCGAACAGCGTGACGGACGACTGGGCCGAGGCAACACCGGCAACAGCCAGGGCAGCCAGAGCAGCTGCCCTTTTCGGACGTGCACTAGAGTGGCTTCGGCGTCCCCGTGCCTCACCGGAAAGAAAAAAGCCCCGAGCTTTGCAGCTCGGGGCTAAATCCACCAATTGGAAGGGTGGAGGAGACAACTGGGTGCGCACAGCTTGGCGCGCAATGAAATAAAGTATATCGACTGTTTGTTGCGTTGCAACAAGCGAGTGATGCTTTTCCCACACATAAATGGATGCCGGCGTGCATTTTTGCCCGACATCCCCGACTGGAACCCTCAAAAACCATGGAATGCACAGTAAGTTGGACTGGCGACGCAGGCACCCGATCGGCCATGGGCTTTGTTGCCGAAACGGGCAGCGGCCACGTCTTGATGATGGATGGCGCCCCCGATGCCGCGAAACCCGAAAACGGCGGACAGAACCTCGCGGCCCGGCCAATGGAAGCCGTGCTCGCCGGTACGGGAGGGTGCACGGCCTATGACGTCGTGCTCATCCTGAAGCGCGGGCGCCATCGTGTCGAACGCTGCAGCGTCAAGCTGACCAGCGAACGTGCGGAAAAAGACCCGAAGGTCTTCACGAAAATCCACATGCACTTCACCGTGGCGGGGAAGGGAATTCCGACGCTGGCCGTGGAGCGCGCGATTGCACTGAGCCACGAAACCTATTGCTCGGCCAGCATCATGCTTGCGAAGACCGCCGAGATCACCACCAGTTTCGACCTGATCGAAACCTGAAGTCGCCCCTAGATGCGATGCGCCAGCGTGGTCATCACGCGGGAGGCCACGCGCATCAGGGCCTTGGCCGGCGCCGGGAGTTCCGCCGCGCCAGCGTCGACAGCCTGTGCGGCGTGGCGTGCTTCATCGAGCTTCATCTGCTCGACCACGGCCCTGGAAGCGCTGTCAGCAAGTGGAAGACGATCCAGGTGGCTGTCGAGGTGAGCTTCTACCTGGCGTTCGGTTTCCGCGACGAACCCAAGGCTCAGCGGATCCCCGAGGCGCCCCGCGACGAGGCCGAGACCGAACGCTCCCGCATACCAGAGCGGATTCAGGATCGAAGGCCGCGCGCCGAGTTCATCGAGGCGCTGGCGTGTCCACGCGAGGTGATCGGTTTCTTCATGCGAAGCCTCCATGAGCTGGGCGCGAAGTGCCGGATCGCGTGCGACGGCCGCCTGGGCCGTGTACAGCGCCTGCGCACAGACCTCACCCACATGATTCACGCGCATCAATGCACCGGCGTCCCGGCGTTCGCTTTCGCTCATTTCTCCGGGCGCTTGCGAAGGCAGGGGTATGGGCCGGGTTGCATGAGGGCGAGCAAAAAGGGTGCGCAATGCCGCATCTGCTGCGGTCAGAACAGGGTCGAGCAAGGGCGTCATGTAGCTATTTGAACGCACATGGCAAATGTCGCGCGGAATCGCCGTTCGATTTCATATCGTGGTGCGCCAGGTGGGCTAAGTCCTTTGTTGCACGACTGCAACGAAACGCGCTGGCCATCCAAGATTTCGGGCGAATTGTTTTGCCCTGCCGCAGCGGCTCTGGTGCAATAGCATCAACTTCCCAAAAGGAGGTTGGCCCGGGGTCCGGTGGGAGCACAAAGTGCCAGTCACGGTGAGCCCTTCGCACCGGAGCCCTATGTTTAACCTTGGAGAAACTTGCAATGAAAAAATCTCTAGTTGCTCTGGCTGCCCTGGCTGTTGCCGGTGTCGCCTCGGCCCAGTCGTCCGTCACTCTGTTTGGTGTGGTCGACGCGTCGATCAGTAACTACTCGACCAAGAGCACCTGGCAGCCCGCGACCCCGTTCGCGATCCAGCCTTTTGCCGTTCCCGCTGGCCGCAAGCAAAGCCAGACGTCGCTGGCTAACTCGGGTTACAACTCGAGCCGCCTGGGCTTCCGTGGTACGGAAGACCTCGGTGGTGGCTTGGCTGCCAGCTTCTGGCTCGAATCCGGCATCAGCAACGATGACGGTGCCAAGGGCATCAATAACTTCAACCGTCGTTCGACGGTGAGCCTGTCGGGTGGTTTCGGTGAAGTTCGCCTCGGTCGCGACTACACCCCGACCTTCTGGAACGACACCGTGTTCGATCCGTTCGGCACCAACGGCGTTGGCACCAACCTGATCTCGAATGTCAACACTCGTCTGGCAAGCTCTGCGGGCCCTGGCTCCGCAGTCGCTGCTAGCGACAACTACGTTCGTACCGGCAACTCGATCGGCTACTTCCTGCCGCCGAACCTGGGTGGCTTCTACGGTCAGTTCCAGTACGCCCTGCATGAGAACGTCAAGCTGAGCGATACGACCAGCAGCCCGTCGAGCAAGGGTCGCTACGTTGGTGGCCGCTTCGGCTACGCCAACGGCCCGCTGGACGTCGCAGCTTCGTACGGTCAAAGCACGGCAGCCGACTCGGCCAGCCTGACGGCCAGCCAAAATCGCAAGATCAACACCTTCAACCTGGGTGCTTCTTACGACTTCGGTCCCGTCAAGCTGTTCGGCGAGTACTCGGCAGTCAAGGACAAGAACCAACTCGGCACTCCGGTTGCCCTGCTCGGTCTGCCGTACCTGGCAACCACGACGCAGAGCGACAAGTACAACGGCTACCTGCTGGGTGTGACCGTGCCGGTCGGTGCTGGCCTGATCCGCGCTTCGTATTCGTCGGTGAAGTACAAGAACGGCGCTCCGCAGACGTTCAACTTCTTCAACACGAACAACGGCAATGCTCGCGGCAACCAGCTCGCTATCGGCTACGTGCACAACCTGTCGAAGCGCACTGCCCTGTACGCTACGCTGTCGCGCATCAACCTGAAGAACGCCTACAACAACCCGGCCGTCATGGGCGCAACCACCGGTGGCTCGCCTGCTTACCTGGCTGGTGGCGGCTACGCTCCGAAGAGCGCAACCGGCTACGACTTCGGTATCCGTCACGCTTTCTAATTTGACGCTGGCGTAAGCCAGCTTCGAATCGAAAGATGCGAAAGCCACTCGACGAAAGTCGAGTGGCTTTTTTTCGTTCTGCAACCCGGAAAAACATGCGCTCCACCCCCGGGGAACCACCGTGCGGGCACGCACCTTGCACTGCTAGCATGCCCGATCACTTTTGTTTCTGAATGACTGCCTTTGTACTGCGCCGCCTGATCCAGGCCGTGATCGTGATGGTCGCGGTCGCGTTCATTGCCTTCCTCTTGTTCCAATATGTCGGCGACCCCGTCGTGTTCCTGTTGGGACAAGACGCCAAGCCCGACCAGATCCGCGAACTGCGCTCTGCCTTGGGGCTTGACCAGCCCTTCTTCGTGCAGTTCTGGCACTTTCTCGTCAATGCGGCGCAAGGCGAGTTCGGCCTGAGCCTGCGCCAGGGTGCGAAGGTGTCGCGCCTGATCGGCGAGCGCTTTCCGGCCACGCTCGAACTTGCGCTCGTGGCCGCCGCGCTGGCGCTGTTCATCGGCATTCCGATGGGCGTGTACACCGCATTGCGCCGTGGCACCTTCATGAGCCAGGTGTTCATGACCGTGTCGCTGCTCGGCGTGTCCTTGCCCACCTTCCTGATCGGCATCCTGCTGATCCTCGTCTTCGCGGTGACGCTGGGCTGGTTCCCGAGCTTCGGGCGCGGCGAGACCGTGCAGTTCGGCTGGTGGAGCAGCGGGCTCTTCAAGGCCGACGGCTGGCACCACATCGTGCTGCCGGCGGTAACGCTGGCGATCTTCCAGCTCACGCTCATCATGCGATTGGTGCGGGCCGAGATGCTCGAGGTGCTGCGCACCGACTACATCAAGTTCGCGCGCGCACGTGGCCTGTCGAACCGCGCCATCCACTTCGGCCATGCGCTCAAGAACACGCTGGTGCCGGTGATGACCATCACCGGCCTGCAGCTCGGCGGCCTGATCGCCTTCGCCATCATCACCGAGTCGGTGTTTCAGTGGCCTGGCATGGGCCTGCTGTTCATCCAGGCCGTGACCTTCGCCGACATTCCGGTGATGGCCGCCTACCTGTGCCTCATTGCCTTGATCTTCGTGGTGATCAATCTCGTGGTCGACCTTCTGTACTTCGTGGTCGATCCGCGTCTGCGCGTGGGCAAGGCAGGAGGGCATTGAAATGACGACAGCGACCGCTACCGCACCGCGCCTGCAAGCCTCTGGCAGGGCATTCGCGCACATCGCAAGCTTCTACCCCGAGATCACGGCCTTTCGCCGCGACCTGCATGCCCATCCCGAACTCGGCTTCGAAGAGGTCTACACCTCGGGCCGCGTGCGCGAGGCGCTGCGGGCCTGCGGCGTGGACGAGATCCACGAGGGCATCGGCAAGACTGGCGTGGTCGGCGTCATCCGCGGCAGGTCCACCGCCAGCGGCCGCATGATCGGCCTGCGCGCCGACATGGATGCGCTGCCCATGCGCGAGGACAACGACTTCGGCTGGCGCTCCGCCAATGACGGCCTCATGCACGGCTGCGGCCACGACGGGCACACTGCGATGCTGGTCGGCGCCGCCCGCTACCTCGCCGAAACCCGCGACTTCGACGGCACCGCCGTGCTGATCTTCCAGCCCGGTGAAGAAGGCTTTGCCGGCGCCCGCGTGATGATCGAAGACGGCCTGTTCGACCGCTTTCCCGTGCAGTCCGTCTACGCCATGCACAACTGGCCCGCCATGCCGGCCGGCACCGTCGGCATCAACCGCGGCGCAATGATGGCGGCGGCCGACCGCATCACCATCAGCATCAAGGGCAAGGGCGGCCATGGCGCGCATGCCTACCTCACCGTCGATCCGGTGGTGGTCGCCGCGCACATCATCACTGCGGTGCAGAGCATCGTCTCGCGCAACGTGCGCCCGATCGACGCTGCCGTCGTCAGCATCTGCGCAATGCAGGCGGGCGATCTCGGCGCGATGAGCGTGGTGCCTGGCGAGGCCACGCTGGTCGGCACCGTGCGCACCTTCAGCGCGCGCGTGCAGGCGCAGGTCGAGCAGCGCCTGACCGAGTTGTGCACGGCCGTGGCCACGGGCTTCGGCGCCACCGCCGCCATCAAGTACGAACGCATCTACCCGGCCACCATCAACACCGCCCCCGAGGCGATGTTTGCGGGTGACGTGGCCGAGTCGCTGGTCGGCGCGAAGAACGTCGACCGCAGCATGGAGCCCAGCATGGGCGCCGAAGACTTCTCCTTCATGCTGCAGAAGAAGGCTGGCGCCTACCTGCGCATCGGCCAGGACGCCCGCAGCGGCGCCTTCCTGCACAACAGCCGCTACGACTTCAATGACGAGATCCTGCCGCTGGGCGCCGCGTTGCACGCGGGCCTGGTCGAGCAGGGCATGCCGCTTGCCGCTACCCGCGGCGCGCAGCCAGGGAAAGCCGCCGCCACCGCGGCGTCGTGATGTGTTCGATTTCAACCCGAGGAGTGTTCCCATGAGTTTCAAGAAGAAAGTGGCCGCGGCCGCAGCCCTGTGCGCGCTGAGCACCGCCAGCCTGGTCGCGAATGCGCAGACCATCCGGATCGCGAATCAGGGCGATGCGCTCTCGCTCGACCCGCATTCGCTCAACGAATCGCTGCAGTTGAGCGTGACCGCCAACGTCTATGAAACCCTCGTGGGGCGCAACAAGGACCTGAGCCTTGCGCCGCTGCTCGCCACCAGCTGGAAGCAGACCTCGCCGAACGTCTGGCGCTTCGAGCTGCGCAAGGGCGTGGTGTTCCATGACGGCACGCCGTTCACCGCCGACGACGTGGTCTTCAGCTTCGCGCGTGCGCAGGGCGACGGCTCCGACATGCGCGCCACGCTGAGCGACATCAAGGCCGTGCGCAAGGTCGGCGACCTTGCCGTCGAAATCGAAACCAACGGCCCGTTCCCGATCCTGCCCGACGTCATTTCGCTCACCATGATCATGAGCAAGAAGTGGTGCGAGGAAAACCAGGCCACCAAGCCGGTCGACCGACGCAAGGGCATCGAGAACACCGCCTCCTTCAAGGCCAACGGCACCGGCCCGTTCCGCGTGCGCGAACGCCAGCCCAACGTGCGCACCGTGTTCACGCGCAACGGCACCTACTGGGGCAAGATCGAAGGCAACGCGCAAGAGATCATCTTCACGCCCATTGCCAACCCCGCCACCCGCGTGGCCGCGCTGGTCTCCGGCGAAGTCGACGTGATGGAACCCGTGCCCGTGCAGGACATCGCCCGCATCAACGCCGCACCCAATGCGCGCGTCATCACCGGCCCCGAGATGCGCACCATCTTCCTGGGCATGGACCAGAAGCGCGACGAGCTGCAGTACTCGAACATCAAGGGCAAGAACCCGTTCAAGGACAAGCGCGTTCGCCAGGCCTTCTACCAGGCCATCGACATCGTCGGCATCCAGAAGACCGTGATGCGCGGCGCCTCGCGTCCCACCGGCCTGCTGGTCGGCCCCGGCATCAACGGCTGGACCGCCGAGCAGGACAAACGCCTGCCCTATGACGTCGAAGCCGCCAAGAAGCTGCTGACCGAAGCCGGCTACCCGAACGGCTTCGAGGTCTCGCTGA includes:
- a CDS encoding OsmC family protein, which codes for MECTVSWTGDAGTRSAMGFVAETGSGHVLMMDGAPDAAKPENGGQNLAARPMEAVLAGTGGCTAYDVVLILKRGRHRVERCSVKLTSERAEKDPKVFTKIHMHFTVAGKGIPTLAVERAIALSHETYCSASIMLAKTAEITTSFDLIET
- a CDS encoding type II secretion system protein N, with product MTSPYSAARWHAPLATTGLWALAAGAAVFWVLRLASPADAVAAAATMPRPSVSADSDAVARLLGVLPSSHTAPVAPEAASRFALSGVVADPSRQGAALISIDGKPPRPFRVGSRVGDNYVLQSVGVRAATLGAQFDGPAAFTLQLPVRAPISVSSVAPPPMAVVPAPLPAPAGLLPSTMPAVVAPQQTGGTLQQPAMTVPPQAAAQ
- a CDS encoding porin — its product is MAALAVAGVASAQSSVTLFGVVDASISGYSNSSRDLNNGVTRNANGLPVIDPFYVNQGSVKTSKRALASSGYNGSRLGFRGTEDLGGGLAASFWLEAPISNDDGATGVSSFKRRSTVSLSGGFGELRLGRDYTPTFWNDTVFDPFGTNGVGTNLINTANGYNTKSRFDPTAAGGFGGNTNYDRASNSIGYFLPPNLGGFYGQVMYAFNEQTKFKSNSAALTNAFYKDNTARAGRYVGGRFGYANGPLDVAVAYGSSTTGDQYQAGITSKVNTFNLGASYDFGPVKLFGEYSKAKNKVDYETQQFDILGRDNGTDLTGYLLGVTVPVGAGLIRASYSAVKYDRNQKFAFNQFAFNKADEKANKLALGYVHNLSKRTALYATIARVSNKNGAALSTSNLLFSNNTTFTPKTSTGYDFGIRHAF
- the gspI gene encoding type II secretion system minor pseudopilin GspI, which produces MSRRPASSSRIGGFTLIEVLIALGIVALALAAGSQATMSLTRNAQRQSDLVLADLCAENELAKARLSRQMPAVGDSGSICVQAGASFNVTTSTVSTLNPNFRRVDVQVRDEGNAPILRISTVVGRF
- a CDS encoding prepilin-type N-terminal cleavage/methylation domain-containing protein, giving the protein MPTSAAGSSSTGARRHTRQQPRAARGFTLLELIVVIAIIAIATASVSFAMRDTNAAKLDREADRLAALLESARAQSRASGVAVRWRPVEGSFVFDGLPADALPGGWVAEGITAQASLANGVLVPALQLGPDPIIAAQQVTLYSAGPPARSLRIATDGLRPFTVSPVP
- the gspG gene encoding type II secretion system major pseudopilin GspG, translated to MTKFIRAASRTAQRGFTLIELMVVLVIIGVLAALIVPNVIERADDARVTAARTDINNLMQALKLYRLDNQRYPTAEQGLQSLLTRPTTGPAAPNWKPYVEKLPNDPWGHPYQYMNPGIKGEIDVLSFGADGVSGGEGKNADIGSWQ
- a CDS encoding type II secretion system protein J produces the protein MTPRVHRTKAPRGFTLIELLVAISVMALLSLVSWRGLDSMSRATTQNQQRADAVLTLQATLAQWGADLDATTALAQTRPIDWDGRVLRLTRRNSDATAPSVLVVAWTLRGGPDGVRWRRWQSPSFTTRGEWQQAWNLAASWAQDGGAQPGGYGDVALMAADSWQLYFFRDSTWVPAGQLPNATPPPTNPPTPGNPANPTGPIVNMPDGVRLVLSLPPGDGLSGVLTRDWVRPTVGAPKS
- the coq7 gene encoding 2-polyprenyl-3-methyl-6-methoxy-1,4-benzoquinone monooxygenase; the protein is MTPLLDPVLTAADAALRTLFARPHATRPIPLPSQAPGEMSESERRDAGALMRVNHVGEVCAQALYTAQAAVARDPALRAQLMEASHEETDHLAWTRQRLDELGARPSILNPLWYAGAFGLGLVAGRLGDPLSLGFVAETERQVEAHLDSHLDRLPLADSASRAVVEQMKLDEARHAAQAVDAGAAELPAPAKALMRVASRVMTTLAHRI
- the ilvA gene encoding threonine ammonia-lyase, biosynthetic, with product MKTPLKKIVRDAPVHSALTPADYLRKILNARVYDVAVESALEKARALSERLGNTVLLKREDQQPVFSFKLRGAYNKMAHLDAEQLARGVICASAGNHAQGVALGARKLGTRAVIVMPVTTPKLKIDAVRGFGGEIVLHGDSYSDAYLHALELQARQNLTFVHPFDDPDVIAGQGTIAMEILRQHQGPLDAVFVAIGGGGLISGVANYIKAVRPEIKVIGVQMNDSDAMMQSVAAHKRVSLPDVGLFSDGTAVKLVGEETFRIASELVDDYIAVDTDAVCAAIKDVFVDTRSIVEPAGALAVAAIKQYVAQHGRHGETYAAILCGANMNFDRLRFVAERAEVGEEREALFAVTIPEERGSFRRFCELVSEMPASTAEASGGGAPRNVTEFNYRISDAAKAHVFVGLTTSARGESATIAQTFIDHGFDALDLTHDELAKEHLRHLVGGRTGLAHDERLLRFVFPERPGALLKFLSLMRPNWNISLFHYRNQGADYGRILVGLQVPAGESTAFDAFLETLGYPYVEETTNPAYRLFLQA